One Tubulanus polymorphus chromosome 5, tnTubPoly1.2, whole genome shotgun sequence DNA segment encodes these proteins:
- the LOC141905207 gene encoding organic cation transporter protein-like yields the protein MDLENVLRKLGKYGIWQIGVYVMWAFAFNIPYVFNALALVFIGSRPISYHCTVGENETFLLEGNGKPSMCSMYRNSSFDNTTVSCQNGWTYANHEEFGSTIVTEFDLVCDKSYLSELSQTLYVMGETIGSILITPLADVYGRKRVHLICQFFLAACTVIQSFSVNYIMFVLLRVANGMFLSGVVLTAIVAAIEMFPMEMRTLAGQLFFVWWAGAMMFMDLLAYFIRDWRHLQLALGLIPFTSMIGFWLCPESVPWLLANGKVEKAEKIVKQAAKLNRVELPEHPFHQSIVTEEKEPEPEPEPEPKDNEPKIQKVKPCALASEDARNCFMLISHPLLRRIFLIMLSLWFVNNIVYYGITFMSPSLTDSKYLNFFLSALAELPACLTCILTLERFGRRKPLCFFHCLAGGALLILIFVPDKTADGTSLMWLIMTLTFIAKFAITGSFNALIQFTMEVYPTNQRNTGLGLSSMTGRMSGMIAPFTIPLVKMMPWVPFFLFAVMSITVGIAAMLLPETLYYPLPQTVEEMETWDVPTVNGLINSCLCRDKKTHKKNNPEQMPMTKDVSYV from the exons ATGGATCTCGAAAACGTTTTGAGAAAACTGGGTAAATATGGGATTTGGCAGATCGGAGTTTACGTCATGTGGGCGTTTGCCTTCAATATCCCCTATGTGTTCAACGCTCTCGCGCTAGTTTTTATTG ggtCTCGACCGATCTCATATCACTGTACTGTTggcgaaaatgaaacttttctCTTAGAGGGAAATGGAAAGCCATCGATGTGTTCAATGTATCGAAACTCCAGTTTCGACAACACAACTGTCAGTTGTCAGAACGGTTGGACATACGCGAATCACGAGGAGTTCGGTTCCACAATTGTCACCGAG TTCGATTTGGTGTGCGACAAAAGCTACTTATCGGAGTTGTCACAGACTCTGTACGTTATGGGTGAAACTATCGGTTCTATATTGATCACACCTTTAGCTGACGTATACGGCCGGAAAAGGGTTCATTTGATTTGTCAGTTTTTCCTTGCTGCCTGCACAGTAATTCAGTCCTTCTCAgtcaattatatcatgttcGTTCTGCTGCGGGTTGCGAACGGAATGTTTTTATCG GGAGTTGTCTTGACCGCGATTGTGGCTGCGATAGAAATGTTCCCGATGGAAATGCGAACCTTAGCCGGTCAGCTGTTCTTCGTCTGGTGGGCTGGTGCTATGATGTTTATGGATCTACTGGCTTACTTCATTAGAGACTGGCGCCACCTACAATTGGCTCTGGGTCTCATTCCGTTCACGTCAATGATCGGTTTTTG GTTATGTCCAGAATCAGTTCCATGGCTTCTAGCTAATGGAAAAGTGGAAAAGGCGGAAAAGATCGTCAAACAAGCTGCAAAACTGAACAGAGTTGAGTTACCCGAACATCCGTTCCACCAGTCTATAGTGACAGAAGAAAAGGAACCTGAACCAGAGCCCGAACCCGAACCCAAAGATAATGAG CCGAAGATTCAGAAAGTGAAGCCGTGCGCTTTGGCAAGTGAAGATGCTAGAAACTGTTTCATGCTCATTTCGCATCCATTACTGAGGAGAATATTTCTGATTATGTTGTCTCTGTG GTTCGTGAACAACATTGTTTACTATGGAATCACGTTCATGTCACCCAGCTTGACGGACAGCAAATACTTGAACTTTTTCCTCAGCGCACTCGCCGAGTTACCCGCCTGTCTCACTTGCATACTTACTTTAGAGAG ATTTGGAAGACGAAAACCGCTGTGTTTCTTTCATTGTTTAGCTGGAGGTGCCCTACTCATACTCATATTTGTTCCAGATAAAACTG ctgATGGCACAAGCCTCATGTGGCTTATCATGACTTTGACCTTCATCGCTAAGTTTGCCATTACTGGTTCATTCAACGCACTTATTCAGTTTACGATGGAGGTATACCCTACAAATCAGAG AAACACTGGTCTCGGACTATCATCAATGACTGGAAGAATGTCAGGCATGATCGCACCATTCACTATTCCATTG gtaaaAATGATGCCATGGGtgccattttttctttttgctgTGATGTCCATCACGGTAGGAATAGCTGCAATGCTGTTACCGGAAACTTTATATTACCCTCTACCACAGACTGTAGAAGAAATGGAAACCTGGGATGTACCTACTGTCAATGGTTTGATAAACTCATGTTTATGCCGTGACAAAAAAACACACAAAAAGAACAATCCAGAACAAATGCCGATGACAAAAGATGTGTCTTACGTTTAA